aatcaaaCCCAGACCCTGAGATCAGTAGTCCCGATAGGAAGGGGAGTGAAAAGGGGATGACAtgtcaaaataactgaaaatgacagatattattatagttttcaagattgctgagatgaatagtgactctccTGATGTTCTTTAAGTCTAAgctcagccctgataggaagagggggtgggaaaggtggtgacatctaaagATAacagaaaactacagatattaagtATCTAATTCATAGCTTTTGTGGTTGCTGATATCAATAGTGAAACCCAATGCCCTTTTAGTCCAAGCTCAGCCCTGTGAGgaaagagggggggtggggggggggggtgagaaggggtggaaaataaaatgtcaaacatGATGGATATTAgggtctaatccatagttcttgaggttgctgggatgaacagaCACACTCCTGATGCACTTCAAGTCAAAGGTcaaccccaataggaatgggggtgagaagtggtgaaatatataatatcaaaaatcctgagcaatgtaactgaagcaactatataaacaggagagagagagagagaatttataggtTGTCATTTAGTTTTCCCGGGCAACACTGCATTGCCCAGGAAAACTAAATGAAAACCGATAAACtcttgtatatgtaatatatatgtgtatgtatatatatatatatatatatatatatataataatatttatatatataatgttgttttcttactttaaaaatttggaaTAGGGAATGAATAACTGTATACAACACGTCGACAACATTAACTGGTACATACAGCTAAACAGATATCAGCTGAGGTTCCTCCTCCCCTTCCACCTGACTCTTCAAAACTCATCCTCCTTTCTTTCCACATGACAAAGCCACCTCAAAACACTTGGTTCCTGTATTCACCAAAGATAAGCCTTTAGCTGCTCCAACCTCATAccacatttctcaccctttcaatTCTTCGTAAACAATTCATCTCGGCCGAGTCCACCTTGATTCTTTCACTTACCCTCATGCATTTAAACCAtggagtaatatataatatatatctatgtgtgtatgtatctacatattacacacacacacacactcaatggtcatttttaccagatacatatgaagttgtaatagccacaatataatatatatatatatatataatatatatatatatatatatatatatattatatatatatatatatagatatatatatatattatattatatatatatatatgatatatatatgatcacggCTAGAATGCATGCAGGTAAGTGAAAAGTGAATGTTAAGTGCTTaagaagcatatatattatatattaatagtatatatatatatatatatatatattatttatatataatatatatataagtactatcaTTCCAAAAgccttaattcttcttcttcttctccttttaaaATACGGAAAGCTTAACCTTTGAATCGCCGAGAGGTAACATAACCACTAACCTTTTAAAATTGGAGAACGTGTAATTTTCATCGGTGTCGGTATAAACATTCACCGCAGAGTAACCTCAGGATGTATTTCCCCCTCCCTCTACCGTACGAAAGCTCACAAACATCCTGTTTACCCAGTCACGTAGACTCCCACGTGCTTCCGAGAAATATTGAAGTAGTATTGCTCGTCGCATTGATTTTTCATGTGTGAATATAGGTTTGTttagtattttaaatttaaaagcggTTTCATTATAAATTTTGCTATCGTGAATCTTGTGAGATTCCTCAAGAGAAAGTACGTGATTATAAGCACGACCAGCGCTAACACCGGTGTCCTCTAGGGGAGAAAGTCTGCCAATCACCAGTCGTGACATTCGAAGTTTTATCCACCAACATAACTTCTTCTTCATGGTTTCAACGAATAAAACTAGTCATCAAAATGGTCAAGACACTTTCCTACGGCATTATAACCGCTTTTTAGAGGGAAAATAACGAAGAGCCTTGAAATATTTTGGTTGCGGTTGATAAACTAGGTTGATAAACCAATGAATTACccttaaaagttttttctttttaatctcaaGCAAACCAGAATTTCACATGATCCGTTTCAATTTAcctattcttatttttcttgaaaTTATTACGATTTAGTAACCGACATCCGTCGATTTTCAGAAAACACAAGCGCCAAAGTGGCTATCACGAGAGCAAGAGATTGTGCAAACCAAGTTTAATCTTAAACACTATCTTATCACTCTTCATTCGAatctgaaatatatagtatacattgtTATCTTATTCAGGCCACAATGGGAATTCAATTTTTGGTAGGGAAGATCCCTAgttaaattattcatattaaatTCCTCCGTTATGTTTCCCTTTTCACACAAAAATAGGTAAATACATAAAAGTTGCGCTACTCATACAGACGAATTACATACGTACTAAGCCTGCATAGGctatgcatacgcacacacatttgATAACTGAATCAAGACTCCGCTTTCCATGCAATAAATCagttacagattatatatatacatacatacgcacatacacacaaacacacacacaaatacatatatatatatatatatatatatatatatatataatatatagcttacATAAATCGATACACACTGATCAGGATCTGACTCCCTGCTCTTTCAATTATGAGACAAATGTCCTAATAGTTTAGTATTGAGTGtccataatatatgattatataaaatgTGCGCAAGTCTTCACATAGCACGCTCTTCCAAAAGCTATTGTAAGCAGATATCAGTCGCAAAGCCCAAACACTATAAAGATCCCTAAATGTATCTTGATGTTCCTTACAACCAAGGTAAGATGATACTTCATACTCTAGAGTAAAAATTGGGCAATTAGCCTATGACTAGAATGATAATTTCCTGTTTTCTAAGAAAAAATTAAGGTTACGCCAGTGATTCGTCAATGAAAGgtcgaagaaaagaaaaaaatcataaattacctagctaatacaaaaatatgattATCAAACATCTTGAATTTCGTAACCTTCTGCATTCCACTCATAAACTTCTTAGAAACCAGCGGAAGTGATTCAGTAAACATCCCCAAAATAGCATCAATGAATTGACGCAATTTTGACGTAAGCCTTTTTCCCAATATCTTTTTTTGTTATAAGGGAAACGAGAAATGTGTAGCAATCAATACTTCGAACTCCCTTACCAGCCGCACAAAAAATacccgtggagagagagagacagagagagagagagagagagagagagagagagagataacaggaaGCATCTTATTCCTGGTAATAATACGTAAGGAGGGATTCACAATCCTCAAGCACTGGGAGATGCCAACTCACCCATAATTTTATGCCGAAATAAAGTATAAAGCTCTACGCGTGGCTACGTTGCCGAAAATCATACGCACGTGACGTCACAAAAGCCATCTGTTGATTCGCAAATAGATATTTTGTCAAGGCCAGGGTAATGACTAATTGCAAATCGAATGAGAGGAGAAAGAGCGAGCGACAGTCAATTGAGACGGATGGCGACTCCTGGCAACGATGCTGGAGGGCAGGCGCACAGGAATATAACGAGCAATGGGCGGTGGTTCAGCCTCAGTCCTGCCGACGAGATCGTTGATCCTCCATCTCTCAGTTTCCAAAGTCGAACCCCCACACACCCTCTAGCCACCATGAGTTCCGGTGAGTGTGACTTCTGTCCAAAAGTGTACGCGAAAATCGTAAAGTGATTTTGACTAAgtcccatatatatttatatccagtGTTCTGatcttagctgatgcgatggttGCTTTCGAGTGCCATAATATTAAGAAAGCAAGAACTAACACGAGTGAAAGATTTTTCGTGCTTGAATATGATTTTGGATTGGATATGAATTTACTTGGAAGCATAAAAGTGATCAACGGTTTGTGGGAGCACAAAAGGTTTGTTTCAAAACCTTtgagcagagagaaagagagagagagagagagagagtgagagcgaatGTAATGTTAAGTctgttaaaagattttttttcttgttcagaaTGAAAGAGAAATGCTAAATTGTCTTTGTGAaacagaaatgaatgaattactgACCAAAGATTCGCACGCTGTCTTAACAAATTTGGACTTCTGGAAATCTTTTATTTAAATCTTAACATTTTTAATTCAAATCTTAACATGCACTTCTAAAATCGCTTTACATGTTATAGCTTTGTTAAGGGGTAAAACCTATATACGTTAATTCCCAGAGCTTTTACTGgaaataagattttatttataaagattATAGACATCCAAGCGAGTAAtaaataactaacaaaccttaAAAGATCATTCTATAAGATTGCTATCTTTGACGCGTTAGCATCCTTCCGCATCGCAAGACGGTTGTTGGTCAAAGACTCTCCTGATATTGAACAAAGGTGTAAACACGGGAGCagtaaaagtaaaagtataaaatcTTGCTTTTAAAATGAAACTACAACAAAGttcttaaaaaagaagaaaaaaaagctgcCGCTCGCTGTACCTTACTTAAGAAGTCGTCTGTTGAAAGAAAGTCTTCTCGATACGTGTGTAGCTGATGTTTTTTAAAAGTCACATTTATGCACAGCTGGTAcacaaaaaaagaattaaaagattaTATGTAGTAAGATAGGACAATCACAAACCACGTGCTCAAGAAAATAACGCCAGATTCTTTTAAATATGCCGCCGAATGCATTCATTCACTTGAGGCCGGGGAATCGTGCTTAGTATTTTTCGTCAGTTCTGAAATGACATCTGTATCCCGATGTTCATAAACATTTcactactttttttcatttccacctCTACTTTTTCTAGTTTCTTTCTGGACCTTTTACAATTTATTCCGAGGATgccttttttcttaagttttgaaGAATTCTCAGCAAGTTAAATACAAGTCCAAAAAATCCAAGCCCTTATCACTGATCTCAAGATTTATTCTTAACAAGGTCAGAACATTTCTCTTAACAccagaatagaatagaacataGAATTCAGACCAAAGGCcgcgctgtgacctatgaggtcattcagcgctgaaatcaaaactgacaataagagggtttggaaggtgtaacaggaggaaaacctcgcagttgcactatgaaacaattttcaGAAGGGgagaaaagtcagatggaagaacagaatatgaacggaggtacgataaaaggaataaatgaggttgcagccaggggccgaagggacgatccAAAGACCCTTaaaagttatgcctacagtgcaaatGTAAGGTGCATTCACAGCACTTACCCTCTTACGGGGTTCTTTGGACCAGTGTAAAGAATTCCACATGATCCTATGGCTGAGACCTAACCTTCTCACTAAGCTGAACGATAAAAAGGCCTCAGAAAGCCACGAAAATATCTCTAGAATATTTCTGTATTCACTCTTTTTCATTCTGAAGTTACTACATTGTCACGAAGGGTGTCAATCCCTAGCCCAGTCACAGACATATAAAAATGTGAATTTTGATTTgctttttaaaacaaaacttaatcTTGACATAACTGGTTACGTGTCCATTTTATTCAACTGCTGCCTCTACAGAATCTAAAGAAATTACCAAACCGACAATATGAACACGTGAACACAAAAGAATAGACCACGAAAGAGAGTCACCTTTGTCCGTTTCTTGAgtaatttaaaatgaaatgtcaTCACTCATTCTCCTGCGTAGAAAGCATCATGAATAAATAAGTGCCGGGGGAGGCCAAGTCGGCTGCGGTCATTATACGAGTGTCACGTTACTGAACATGACACCATATTTCACTTAAGAATGAAACCGATGTCTTTTTCTCAGGGAAGACGCTTTTCCTCTTGCAGGATACATCACTCGACGAATAAATCAATAAAGGGTTCAATACATACGTGATTTCATACAGTTTCTATACGTCCATATGAAATCGAGCACTTGTACAATAAAAAAACCTGCTTATTATGTGATGACAAACGtttaagagcaaaaaaaaaaaaagtattgtataGAACACTTGTAGCCAACTTCAGGGCAGATGCTCATTTAAAAACTGGAAAATGCCTTAAGCCTAAATAACAATCACTATTTTGCGTAATTCCAACTACTCAAATTATCAGAAAACGTTTTTTGTTAACAAATGTTATCTATGATAGTAAAGTTCGTGCAGTAAACGCCCAGGAATAAGCTGCAAATCAACTATGACGTAGAATCCTGATAAATTGTTCTCTCTTCATCTCCTGCAGAAGCCGCTGAAGTTAAGACCGTCCCAGAGACCACCCAGAAGGAGGAGGTCCCTGCTGAGACCAAGGAGGCTAAGGAGGAgccagagaagaaggagaaggaggaaacTAAGGCCGAGGACGAGAAGAAGGAAGAAGCCAAAGGTAACGCTGcgaatttttgtttcattacttgaTTGCTAACGttagatttattttttgctaaatgaatgataaaactCTAGGAAAGGAGTATGTTTTATGGTGATATATCCCTCCTTTTATTCCCTGATTTCTTTAAAATTCACTTCTTTCTAAAATATTTCCTTTGCCGTTTTCTTAGGCAAACCAATATTGCACTTATATAACCTAACCTCggctttaataattatatataccccACTTCCTTGTTCCCCTACAGAAAAAGAGGCTGAACCTGCGAAGGAAGAAGCAGCCAAAGAGGAGGCAAAGGAGGAGGCGAAGGAAGACgcaaaagaggagaagaaggactCTTAATACCCCCCGTCTCTTCTCACATTTAGCGAATAGTGTCTTTCTAGCATCCTAGGTCTTTTCTAACATCCCCGATCCTCTTTGGGATTGTAGGACCGTCCCGcggattttataaatgtttgggGTCTTTCCAAGGATGATCCCAGGGCCTTTTTAGGATTCAAGGATTCTCCTACGATTCTATGAAATCTGGGATTATGGGAAGGGAGgggaatgttttatatatataaagtatacgttTGAACTATGCTCAGTAGTTGTAGTGATACAGTATGAATGGTCTTGCATTGGGTCAATGCAAGTCGAAGCGAAAGGTTCGTTCATGCGTTAGAAAGCGATTCGATATTTGTAAATTAATGACTGAAATCTAGTTCGTGTTTGGTTATCCAGTGTGATTTAATATTTGTCTtggtaaatttgtattgtaaaggattcatgatgatgatgatgatgatgactgcaAGGTTTGCATGGGTAGGTGTTGAAATGCTAGAAAGTTTGTGTTCCTAGATGCGTAATGTGAAGTCAAAAATGCATTGCCATGCATTTTTTTTAGCAGTAAGGATTTTTATAAGCAGACATGTACAGCTTTTTGTGTGACTTCCCGGTATTATATTCCCCTGAAATTTTAACCCAACAGAAATAATATCCGATGTATTTTTCCCACTAGTTTCAATGTAGTTTCAAAACCGCCCGTTTTTCTCAACATATCAAAATCCTATGAATAaaatagtaattttatttaactaaggtggaattccatctaaaaatacaatttattttgtaTAGTCTTCAAAGAATTTCATTTCTCCAATACCCCGCGTTTATTCATCGCCTAATTTGGTGTCTATAATAACATACAGTGTAACTTTTACAAGAAAATTTACCCTAACATAAATTGCAGATTGGTTGGCACCATAATATCACGGTTTTTGCCAAGTTGTTCTTCATCTCCTGCTACAGTATTATGTAGAAACGCTAGTTATGCCGTAGAATATAAATCACTGCCATTTTCTTGACTGAACCTTCTGTTTGTGCATCCTTCCACTTTACATGACGAGCTTTAAGTGTAGCCAGTATTCCAGGAAGCTTTTATAGGTGTGGCATAACTAGGAAACTTGTAGGCAACGATCGTTTTGCTTTGTAATTTGGTAAAGTTGAAAATTTGGCTTGGTTGTGTCACTTACTGTCAAACTATTTTCAATACTGTAACATTAAAAGATCTATTGTCTTTTCTTCATGTGTCTTAGGGAATGCACGCAATATGCTTATTCCACCTTTCAGCAAAACAGTATCCAAAGTCTTCCATAATTTAAGTCGTAAACTATCTAACATTCGGAATAGTGTTACAACCcacctaaatgaaaaaaataaatcttaaataaacCAATCATTATTgcagattttgaaataaaaatgtaaactacTCAAAATACGTTTGTTTCCATCATACCCTATCTATTCCGTGGCTGACCTAAGCCATTTATTTTTGAGGAGTAGTATATATGTTACAGGGTGGTGAGGGGACCCATTGTTCTCAGACGAATATGAGTGCCTTGAAGACGTTAAACgtctatatatattgttttgaattcatcatTTTAACATACAGCCTTTATCAAGATTGTTCTTGTCATTCCAACTACTACACGCCTGAAGAACTCTAGAAACAacgccccacccttttttttaagttacgGGAAAACTTAGTTCGCATCTGGGAGAGAAAATTTCATCAGGTCTATTCTACATTCCCAACACTGCCAGCTGAGAGATAATCAAGAAAAGTAGTGTGTCTGGacttctgaaaaaataaaataaagtacattCAAATCTAGAAAATGAGACAGAAACTGAATGAGAAACTATACCACAAAACGCTGTTTCCTCTAGAACAATTTCTATCAGAAAGTTATCCATCCTTTAAAATTTGTCTCTTACCAATAGCCAAGACATGAATGCACTATATAAAACGAGAATTCTAAAGAGTCTTCATGCTTTCCTATCTATTCATTATCATATTCTTTTCccttcatttccatatatatcctataattcaTCTCGGAGCCCAGGGGCCAGGAATTTTCGGGTTTCGAGCTCAATATCCTGACCAAGATCCTCCATTCAAAATTACTTAAGTTCATCCCACTACCacattttctatcattttcaaGTCCAGAGGGGCGTTCTCAAATAAAATTTAGGTAGTCCACATAGACGACAGTTGTCAGGGTTTATTGTATTTACCTTCTTGACAAAAAGTTTTCTACCAGGCACTAGCAACTGCAGGACGTGCAGAGGGGGGGTGCTAGGGGTGCCCAAGCACCTGCCCCTTTTGCTACTGTATTAAAAGTGCCCTTTTTGAGAGGGATGTATTATAGGCCCGCCGCTATGCCGCCTATCTGTgtcagtgataataataacagtggaAAGACCTTCTCCAAACTCAAGCTGGTGAAGACAAAGCTACGCAGCCTGTACCGTGAGGAGAGTTATCTGATCTTTTGTTGCTAGCAGTTGAAAAGGATATCACAATCAACAACAGTGAAGTTATCAGCATATTCAAAGAAATAAGGCACACAGAagggtttttttcttataaatataaaatgataaggtCTGGTTATTAGCCAAGTGTATGATCATACTGATTGATTTTCTTGCAGTCATTTAtagtaaaagtaatatatataattttttcttttgttaaatttcctagttctactggtagtcagtactgtagattttatgtCATTATAAAACATTAGCCCACTGGTACCATGATATCAGTCATGTTTATCTCTTTCCTTGAATTATAAACATGGCTagtttaaataaatttgaaagaatattgagccGGTATATATTTAAGtctcattcatttctatatttttaccctttttttcacTTGAGCACCTGCCCTGAAAAAAGTTCTCTGCACGTCCCTGAGCAACTGCGATATACAAATAGTCATGTaagccttttttctttctttttttttgtcacatacaGGCCAATGCCTATTTGTGgcaataaagaagaaaagagccAAGGGAAACAAAAAGGATACAGATAAAATGATGTAGGCAATCATATCAACAAATAAATTCAACATAAACATCAGTTTAAAAATGAGCAAGGAATGAAAGTTCTCTGGTTCTGAGCGATGTGAAAGCGTGGTGCATCAACAGAATAAGGAAGGTGACGCCGCAGAGCACCCGCCAGGCACCAATTCACGAAGCACCGTCACAAATGGAAACGGCAGAAGAGTTTCCAGCTGAAATAAAGTTTATGGAAGATAGAAGGCAGACATCATCTGACGATGGTCTGAAccataattaaaactatttagCCATACGATATTGTCATTTCAGGTAAACTATTATGAATAAAAAGCTCTCAGAATGTACCCGACATCTCTTTTGGAGAACTGGTCCCTGATGATCCTAATCTAGTTCTGAGGCCCAAAGGTCGCAGGTCGAAGAACCGGCCAGAAATATACATAATTGTTTCATTTTGCTGTTCGTCAATAAGACCAATCCGCCACCCGGccaacccataaaaaaaaagtataaataaaaaataaaataaaggagttGCTGAGAAAAACATTTAATTAGTCAGTGACGCTTATCCCCTGTAAAGAACACGTTTGATGCTTTAAATACCTTCAGAGAACTCTACAAAATGAACATCTTGACCACTTATAAACTGCACACAGTTTGACATTCTGATAAATAGAttcatcatttccatttttaaGAAGCACTTTCTAATCTTCCATTCTTCAACCGTGTTAAAAGAAATGTAAGCCAAATCGATTTGAAGCGGGTCCGAAATGAATGAACTTGTAAAGAGAAAATTCAGTCAAGAACGAATAGGTCACACATGAAGCCTGAGGAACTCCTCATGAAAGAGACGCAAGGAAAGCAATGAATTAAGAGGTCTTCATTCTCACTTTCTTACCAGCACTTCTTACTTAGATTATTCTTAACTATGACTTCCAACAGCAAAAATAGCCTTTAAACGTATCACTCGCATCTGTCTCGATGACCTGTAAATCCTGCTACATAAAAAGCTATTTCAATTTATAACTGCTATTAAGATAGTGCTTTATTCAATGTGTGCCTCCCTGGTTACTACCCTCCCTttcacattgaaaaaaaaaaaaatataaactgatgtacaaaattataatatatatgtgttgtgtgtgtgtatgtatgtatatgtatgtatgtatatatatatatatatatatatatatcatacgattatatatattatatatatatatataatatataatatatatatatatagattataatcacTTAAGCACGCGATTCATTTATCAcaaatatccacaggtgaaaaataagaggcggggtgtaggtcctggccTCTTACTTTTCATCTGtggatatttgatatatatatatatatatatatatatatatatatatatatatatatatatatatgtgtgtgtgtgtgtgtgtgtgtgtgtgtgtgtgtgtgtgtgtgtgtgtgtgtgtgtattttgattGAATTGTAAGTAAATTACACGACAAATCCCTTGCGTAATTCCTCAGGAGGAGTAAAAAGTATCCTCCTACCTCGACCTCAAAATTCGTCAACATTAAGGAAGCGTTGGACAAGGATATGCCTGACGCCGCAGCATCCAAGAACCTTCGGCTGTTCTGTCATGAAACCTATCATTAAGATATAAGCCCAGACTCTCCTCCTAACTCAAGGAAAGCATTGTTACTCACCGTCGGAGTTTTGTTTTAACAGGTTCGTTTTTACGACCGCCCAGGGATGCACTGCGCTTTCTCAAGAACCCGACAGTTCTACCGAGGGGGAAAATTCCcgtcaattttgttttattctttaattctaTCTTGTGATTTTTAAcgcattttcttattattaaattttttgtccACTCTCTTTGCGGTTCTGTACTCCAAAAAGATAAAGAGGAACCATaaccaataagaaaaaaaaatcacatctttACCAGTACCACCATTGGGAGCACAAATCACATATGTTATCTGTGATAGAACAAAGTCACTGAGAAAATAAGACATGGTTACAGAACCACTTACTGTAAACCTTTAAGATGTTATTCCCATTTCATTCAAACAATCCACTTACCATGATCAAAACACTGTACAAAGTTTAAAGGTTTTGCTTCGTTCTTAAAggtgatctgggagatgactAGCTAAAATTAAGCTGAAAACACTTGGACGTCACCTTTAGCTTGGCCTTGAAATGAAGGTCGAGTGGGAGTGACTACTTAAAAGGTACCGTTACAGTAACCCATCATCTTCTGGCAAGCATGAATAGTGCCAAAGTTGGAGAGAATTCCGGGAGAGAACCATCAACACGGGACTGACATCCATGTCTTTAAGGTCATGAAAATACCCAAGGGAAAGTCAAAATTACAGAAGGAATATCTGTGAATCCAAGGATGATCGAGAATAGAGTCAGGATGTGAAGTTCTTTCGGCCATAGAATCCCACTATTCTAAAGTATtatgtgtagctatatatgtTTTCCTGGTGGGTAATGCCATCATCACGGtcctgaatatagaattttgtcATTCTAAAGCTGAAGTTGTTCTTCATTACAGTATGTTCAAGAAAAAGTAACCCCAATAAATGGCAAAAATACCAAGTTCAAACAAAGATTTTTATAGTTCACATGTAAGAGACATTACACTAAAttctatcaaaaaataaaaatataaaaaaattaaaatatcaaaaaataaaatgtcaatatGGCTAAATAATCGAACATTTCTATTCATTGTCAATTCAAAATACTCGTCAGATAAAATATTTGGTGGTGATTGTCATTTTTTTGGACATGTAAACTTACGATAAAGTGCCTATCCAGTACTCATTGTTCATGACTATATTACAGCCACTCCAGAGTAAAACATATTACGGTCTCTTTTAGCGTACGGGTACACTATAATatttcattcaaatatatatattatatgtatatatatcatataatgtatatatatatttatatatatatatatatatatatatatatatatatatatatatatatatactgaaacaaATATAGCCATCCCCAACTCAAATTAAGGTAAcg
The sequence above is a segment of the Macrobrachium nipponense isolate FS-2020 chromosome 2, ASM1510439v2, whole genome shotgun sequence genome. Coding sequences within it:
- the LOC135221042 gene encoding protein TonB-like; protein product: MATPGNDAGGQAHRNITSNGRWFSLSPADEIVDPPSLSFQSRTPTHPLATMSSEAAEVKTVPETTQKEEVPAETKEAKEEPEKKEKEETKAEDEKKEEAKEKEAEPAKEEAAKEEAKEEAKEDAKEEKKDS